From one Dermacentor silvarum isolate Dsil-2018 chromosome 3, BIME_Dsil_1.4, whole genome shotgun sequence genomic stretch:
- the LOC119445847 gene encoding 2,3-bisphosphoglycerate-independent phosphoglycerate mutase, with amino-acid sequence MTNVCLIVIDGWGLSEDHHGNAILNANTPVMDELCKTQGQFLPLEASGLAVGLPAGLMGNSEVGHLNIGAGRIVYQDIVRINMDMESGAIKDNDFFVEACNRAKTKNGRLHLLGLVSDGGVHSHIDHIFALLEGAHKHGVPHTFIQFFGDGRDTSPTSSIKYAQQVLDKCAHLKYGSLATLIGRYYAMDRDKREERVKIAFEGLAQGIGDKVEPSNLIKHIQSLYDAPEDKRQTDEFFKPIITDPNGRIKDGDTLVFCNFRADRARQLSEALGIKPNFETSVIPKDVKLYTMTQYKKEYPFSALYPPTVPKNVLAEWLAAKGKSQFHCAETEKYAHVTFFFNGGQEKAFTAEERCLVPSPKVATYDLMPEMSSKGVADEMVKIIGEKKHPFVMCNFAPPDMVGHTGVYEAAIKAVEATDVGIGRIRDACAKNGYVLLVTADHGNAELMKTPDNKPVTKHTTNKVPFCMTGDHKFCKPSHTPALCDVAPTILDLLKIPQPPEMTGKSLLAH; translated from the coding sequence ATGACTAACGTGTGCTTGATTGTCATCGACGGCTGGGGACTTTCGGAAGACCATCACGGTAATGCCATTCTCAACGCTAATACGCCGGTGATGGATGAGCTCTGCAAAACTCAAGGTCAGTTCCTGCCCTTAGAAGCGTCCGGCCTTGCCGTTGGCTTGCCCGCCGGTCTGATGGGCAACAGCGAGGTAGGGCATCTCAACATCGGCGCCGGCAGGATCGTGTATCAAGACATCGTTCGAATTAACATGGACATGGAAAGTGGAGCCATCAAGGACAACGACTTTTTCGTGGAAGCCTGCAACCGTGCCAAGACCAAAAACGGCCGCCTGCACCTTCTCGGGCTCGTCAGCGACGGTGGCGTCCACTCGCACATCGACCACATCTTCGCCCTGTTGGAAGGCGCTCACAAGCACGGCGTACCGCACACTTTCATCCAGTTCTTCGGCGATGGCAGGGACACGAGCCCCACGAGTTCCATAAAGTACGCGCAGCAAGTCCTGGACAAGTGTGCGCACCTCAAGTACGGTTCACTGGCCACCTTGATCGGCCGTTACTACGCCATGGACCGAGACAAGCGGGAGGAGCGCGTGAAAATCGCCTTCGAAGGCCTCGCACAGGGAATCGGCGACAAAGTGGAACCCAGTAATCTCATCAAACACATCCAGAGTCTTTACGACGCTCCCGAGGACAAGAGACAAACTGACGAGTTCTTTAAGCCCATCATCACGGACCCCAACGGCCGTATTAAAGACGGCGACACCCTGGTCTTCTGCAACTTCCGCGCAGACCGAGCCCGCCAGCTGTCGGAGGCGCTGGGGATCAAGCCCAACTTCGAGACAAGCGTTATTCCCAAGGATGTGAAGCTGTACACGATGACCCAGTACAAGAAGGAGTATCCGTTTTCGGCTCTGTACCCTCCAACCGTGCCCAAGAACGTCCTTGCCGAATGGCTTGCTGCCAAGGGAAAAAGCCAGTTCCACTGCGCCGAGACAGAAAAGTATGCCCACGTGACCTTCTTCTTCAACGGTGGCCAGGAGAAGGCCTTCACTGCAGAAGAACGCTGCTTGGTGCCCTCGCCCAAGGTGGCCACTTACGACTTGATGCCTGAAATGAGCAGCAAGGGAGTAGCTGATGAGATGGTGAAAATTATAGGTGAAAAGAAACACCCATTTGTCATGTGCAACTTTGCTCCCCCTGACATGGTTGGTCACACTGGAGTGTACGAGGCAGCCATAAAGGCTGTGGAGGCGACCGACGTGGGAATTGGACGTATCAGAGATGCCTGTGCCAAGAATGGCTACGTGTTGCTCGTCACTGCGGACCATGGGAATGCTGAACTCATGAAGACTCCCGATAACAAGCCCGTCACCAAGCACACCACGAACAAGGTTCCCTTCTGCATGACTGGAGACCACAAGTTCTGCAAGCCCAGCCACACCCCTGCTCTCTGTGATGTTGCCCCAACTATTCTGGACCTGTTGAAAATTCCTCAACCACCAGAGATGACTGGAAAGTCTCTCCTTGCACACTAA